A single region of the Neotabrizicola shimadae genome encodes:
- a CDS encoding pseudouridine synthase — translation MAEKSTPEGAPPGERIAKVLSRAGVASRREAERLIELGEVTVNGKTITSPALNVTAKDRITVQGKPLAAPEPARLWLYYKPEGLVTSAADEKGRATVFDSLPEDMPRVMSVGRLDLNSEGLLLLTNDGELKRRLELPSTGWLRKYRVRVNGNPTDPDLEPLRKGIVVEGEKFQPMQVTLDRVQGANAWLTVGLREGKNREIRRAMSAIGLTVNRLIRVSYGPFRLNEMKPGEVEEVRPRVLREQLGLEAPPGSETGTAKARPPRPGVKPGPKPGGKPAAKPAAAARPGAKPAARPASAPGTRRPPPRKP, via the coding sequence ATGGCCGAAAAGTCCACCCCCGAAGGCGCCCCGCCCGGAGAACGCATCGCCAAGGTGCTCTCGCGCGCCGGCGTCGCCTCGCGGCGCGAGGCCGAACGGCTGATCGAACTGGGCGAGGTCACGGTGAACGGCAAGACGATCACCTCGCCTGCGCTGAACGTGACGGCAAAGGACCGCATCACCGTGCAGGGCAAGCCCCTGGCCGCGCCAGAACCCGCGCGGCTCTGGCTCTACTACAAGCCCGAGGGGCTGGTAACCTCGGCCGCCGACGAGAAGGGCCGCGCCACCGTCTTCGACTCGCTGCCCGAAGACATGCCGCGCGTCATGTCCGTGGGCCGGCTCGACCTCAACTCCGAGGGGCTCCTGCTTCTCACCAACGACGGCGAGCTGAAGCGGCGGCTGGAGCTTCCCTCCACCGGCTGGCTCAGGAAGTACCGCGTCCGCGTGAACGGCAATCCCACCGACCCCGACCTGGAGCCGTTGCGCAAGGGCATCGTCGTCGAAGGCGAGAAGTTCCAGCCCATGCAGGTCACGCTCGACCGCGTACAGGGCGCCAATGCCTGGCTGACGGTCGGCCTGCGCGAGGGCAAGAACCGCGAGATCCGCCGCGCCATGTCGGCCATCGGCCTCACCGTGAACCGGCTGATCCGCGTCAGCTACGGCCCCTTCCGCCTGAACGAGATGAAGCCCGGCGAGGTCGAGGAGGTGCGCCCCCGCGTCCTGCGCGAGCAACTGGGTCTCGAAGCCCCGCCCGGCTCCGAGACCGGCACCGCCAAGGCCCGCCCCCCAAGACCCGGCGTCAAACCGGGTCCCAAGCCGGGCGGAAAGCCTGCCGCGAAACCCGCCGCAGCCGCCCGGCCCGGCGCGAAACCCGCCGCGCGCCCGGCATCCGCCCCCGGCACGCGACGCCCGCCGCCGCGCAAGCCCTGA
- a CDS encoding 5-bromo-4-chloroindolyl phosphate hydrolysis family protein: MAQRYGGKFSPGVQPQPDPKSPAPQPPNVYDNRRPASSRGRTNILFLAPLPFLIAAFTGDARHLVTGLSAAALLTLATWLTREGIVAQDAYDARTVARRPAIPRKIFGAVITGAALALGTTLWQPGFLLPALVGLAGAALHLGAFGPDPLRNKGMEGVDSFQTDRVARAVDEAEKYITGMKDAILRAKDPALEARVDRFAATARQLFRSIESDPGDLTAARKYLSVYLMGARDATVKFADHYARARDPEARAEYEALLTDLETTFAGRTQALLSNDRTDLDVEISVLRDRLKRDF; the protein is encoded by the coding sequence ATGGCGCAGCGCTATGGCGGCAAATTCAGCCCCGGCGTGCAGCCGCAGCCCGATCCCAAATCCCCTGCCCCACAGCCACCCAATGTCTATGACAACCGCCGCCCGGCCTCGTCGCGAGGGCGCACCAACATCCTGTTCCTGGCGCCCCTGCCCTTCCTCATCGCCGCCTTCACCGGCGATGCGCGCCACCTCGTCACCGGCCTCTCCGCCGCAGCCCTCCTGACGCTCGCCACCTGGCTCACCCGCGAAGGCATCGTGGCGCAGGATGCCTACGACGCCCGCACCGTCGCCCGCCGCCCGGCCATCCCGCGCAAGATCTTCGGCGCCGTCATCACCGGTGCCGCGCTCGCCCTCGGCACCACGCTCTGGCAGCCGGGCTTCCTCCTCCCCGCCCTCGTCGGCCTTGCCGGCGCCGCGCTGCATCTCGGCGCCTTCGGCCCCGATCCCCTGCGCAACAAGGGGATGGAGGGCGTCGACAGCTTCCAGACCGACCGCGTCGCCCGCGCGGTCGACGAGGCCGAGAAGTACATAACCGGCATGAAGGACGCGATCCTGCGCGCCAAGGACCCCGCGCTCGAAGCCCGGGTAGACCGGTTCGCCGCCACCGCCCGCCAGCTCTTCCGCAGCATCGAAAGCGATCCCGGCGACCTGACGGCCGCGCGCAAGTACCTCTCGGTCTATCTGATGGGTGCCCGCGACGCGACCGTGAAGTTTGCCGACCACTACGCCCGTGCCCGCGATCCAGAGGCCCGCGCCGAATACGAAGCCTTGCTCACCGACCTTGAAACCACCTTCGCCGGCCGCACCCAGGCGCTTCTGTCCAACGACCGCACCGACCTCGATGTCGAGATCTCGGTGCTGCGCGACCGGCTCAAACGCGATTTCTGA
- a CDS encoding toxic anion resistance protein → MTDTIRDQAAQALAEVEKVTAVLLPEPGGEVVALEAASPDRKAEIERRMAELDLGDSQSIIAFGSKAQAELQVISQEMLADVKNKDVGPAGDSLREIVSTIRGFSGEELDVNRSRSWWERLTGAAAPMAQFMARYEEVQTQIDRITENLLSHEHKLLKDVKALDILYAKTLSFYDELALYIAAGEARLKQADETDIPAKEAAVKAAPENDQVLKAQELRDLRAARDDLERRVHDLKLTRQVTMQSLPSIRLVQENDKSLITKINSTLVNTVPLWETQLAQAVTIQRSKEAAEALRDANDLTNDLLTKNAENLREANKVVREEMERGVFDIEAVQKANETLIATVEDSLRIADEGKARRAAAEETLVKLETTLRDTLSAASARPAAAG, encoded by the coding sequence ATGACCGATACCATCCGCGACCAGGCCGCCCAGGCCCTTGCCGAAGTCGAGAAGGTCACCGCCGTGCTGCTGCCCGAACCGGGCGGCGAGGTGGTGGCCCTGGAAGCCGCCTCCCCCGACCGCAAGGCCGAAATCGAACGCCGCATGGCCGAGCTTGACCTCGGCGACAGCCAGTCGATCATCGCCTTCGGCTCGAAAGCCCAGGCCGAGCTTCAGGTCATCAGCCAGGAAATGCTGGCCGACGTGAAGAACAAGGATGTGGGCCCGGCGGGCGATTCCTTGCGCGAAATCGTCTCCACCATACGCGGCTTTTCCGGCGAAGAGCTGGACGTGAACCGCAGCCGCAGCTGGTGGGAACGCCTGACCGGCGCCGCAGCCCCCATGGCGCAATTCATGGCGCGCTACGAAGAGGTTCAGACCCAGATCGACCGCATCACGGAGAACCTCCTCAGCCACGAACACAAGCTTCTGAAGGACGTGAAGGCGCTCGACATCCTCTACGCCAAGACGCTCAGCTTCTACGACGAGCTTGCGCTGTACATCGCGGCCGGCGAAGCCCGGCTGAAACAGGCGGATGAAACCGACATCCCGGCGAAAGAGGCTGCGGTGAAGGCCGCGCCGGAAAACGACCAGGTGCTGAAGGCGCAGGAGTTGCGCGACCTGCGCGCCGCCCGCGACGATCTGGAACGCCGCGTCCACGACCTGAAGCTGACGCGCCAGGTCACCATGCAGTCGCTGCCCTCGATCCGCCTGGTGCAGGAAAACGACAAGAGCCTGATCACCAAGATCAACTCCACCCTCGTCAACACCGTGCCGCTCTGGGAAACCCAGCTTGCCCAGGCCGTGACGATCCAGCGCTCGAAGGAAGCCGCCGAGGCACTGCGCGATGCCAACGACCTGACCAACGACCTGCTCACGAAGAACGCCGAGAACCTGCGCGAGGCCAACAAGGTGGTGCGCGAGGAAATGGAACGCGGCGTCTTCGACATCGAGGCGGTGCAGAAGGCCAACGAGACGCTCATCGCCACGGTCGAGGATTCCCTGCGCATCGCCGATGAAGGCAAGGCCCGCCGCGCCGCGGCCGAGGAGACCTTGGTGAAGCTGGAAACCACGCTGCGCGACACGCTGTCGGCGGCTTCGGCCCGCCCCGCCGCCGCCGGTTGA
- a CDS encoding DUF2927 domain-containing protein has translation MGPVPGAVAGQPRPNRHRLTAALGLVLSLAACVATTPQPQVQQPARPVTPTPTAQASAASQTAKAYYDRVQAVLLSRGLLRTDGGGPDTPFTDRMLAENFMTIALYDEYARGPTGPVQRQTPSLLRRWDQPVRVGLRFGESVTPADRSTDTARISSYLSRLSRLTGHPIRLDDANPNFWVYIVNEDERQALAPQIRAALPGLTPAEVAGIVDMPLSTYCLVYALSGSKTGPGVYSQAFAVIRAEHPDLMRLSCIHEEIAQGLGLANDSPRARPSIFNDDEEFALLTSMDEMMLRILYNPALRPGMSETEARPIVYSLAAQMAGPS, from the coding sequence GTGGGGCCAGTACCAGGGGCAGTCGCGGGCCAGCCGCGACCCAATCGCCACAGGCTGACGGCCGCGCTCGGACTGGTCCTGTCCCTCGCCGCTTGCGTCGCCACCACACCGCAGCCGCAGGTGCAGCAACCCGCGCGGCCCGTGACACCCACCCCCACGGCGCAGGCCTCTGCCGCCTCGCAAACGGCCAAGGCCTATTACGACCGTGTCCAGGCCGTCCTTCTGTCGCGCGGCCTGCTGCGAACCGATGGCGGCGGCCCGGACACGCCCTTCACCGACAGGATGCTGGCCGAAAACTTCATGACCATCGCGCTCTATGACGAATACGCGCGCGGCCCCACCGGCCCGGTCCAGCGCCAGACGCCCAGCCTGCTGCGCCGATGGGATCAGCCAGTGCGCGTGGGCCTGCGCTTTGGCGAATCGGTCACGCCGGCGGATCGCTCCACCGACACGGCGCGCATTTCCTCGTATCTTTCCCGCCTCTCGCGCCTGACCGGCCATCCGATCCGGCTTGACGATGCCAACCCGAATTTCTGGGTCTACATCGTGAACGAGGATGAGCGTCAGGCGCTCGCCCCCCAGATCCGCGCCGCCCTGCCCGGTCTGACCCCGGCCGAGGTCGCAGGCATCGTGGACATGCCGCTCTCGACCTATTGCCTGGTCTATGCGCTCTCGGGCAGCAAGACCGGCCCCGGCGTCTACAGCCAGGCCTTTGCGGTGATCCGGGCCGAACACCCCGATCTGATGCGGCTCTCCTGCATCCACGAGGAAATCGCGCAAGGTCTGGGCCTCGCCAACGACAGCCCCCGCGCCCGCCCCTCGATCTTCAACGACGATGAGGAATTCGCGCTGCTGACCAGCATGGACGAGATGATGCTGCGCATCCTCTACAACCCCGCGCTCCGCCCGGGCATGTCCGAAACCGAAGCCCGCCCCATCGTCTACTCCCTCGCCGCACAGATGGCGGGGCCGAGTTGA
- a CDS encoding SPFH domain-containing protein, translating into MVFDFLKGEFIDVISWLDDTRDTMVWRFDRHGQAIKYGAKLTVREGQSAVFIHEGQLADVFGPGLYMLETNNLPILTTLQHWDHGFQSPFKSEVYFVNTTRFNDLKWGTKNPIMLRDPEFGPLRLRAFGTYSMRVSDPGKFMLEIVGTDGEFTSDEISNQIRNVILQEASRVLASSGIPALDMAANTQDLGKLILDRIAPQIADYGLTLPEFYIENISLPEEVEKVLDKRTSTGIAGDLSKYTQFNAAEALSQPGGAAGSAMATGLGAAIGMGMAQQAGPWGAAPAHAAPPPPPPPAADPAWHIAENGATKGPFPQSQLAAMATAGQITRSTMVWTAGQDGWKPAAETALAALFRDVPPPPPPPGA; encoded by the coding sequence ATGGTCTTCGATTTCCTCAAAGGCGAGTTCATCGACGTCATCTCCTGGCTCGACGACACGCGCGATACGATGGTCTGGCGCTTCGACCGCCATGGCCAGGCCATCAAGTACGGCGCCAAGCTCACCGTGCGCGAAGGCCAGTCCGCCGTCTTCATCCACGAGGGCCAGCTGGCCGATGTTTTCGGCCCCGGCCTCTACATGCTGGAAACCAACAACCTTCCCATCCTGACCACGCTGCAGCACTGGGACCACGGCTTCCAGTCGCCCTTCAAGTCCGAGGTCTATTTCGTCAACACCACGCGCTTCAATGACCTCAAATGGGGCACCAAGAACCCCATCATGCTGCGCGACCCCGAATTCGGCCCCCTGCGGCTCCGCGCCTTCGGCACCTATTCCATGCGCGTCTCGGACCCCGGCAAGTTCATGCTGGAAATCGTCGGCACCGATGGCGAGTTCACCTCGGACGAGATCTCGAACCAGATCCGCAACGTGATCCTGCAGGAAGCCAGCCGCGTCCTCGCCTCATCCGGCATCCCGGCCTTGGACATGGCCGCCAACACCCAGGATCTCGGCAAGCTGATCCTCGACCGCATCGCCCCCCAGATTGCCGACTACGGGCTGACCTTGCCCGAATTCTACATCGAGAACATCTCGCTGCCCGAAGAGGTGGAAAAGGTGCTCGACAAGCGCACCTCCACAGGCATCGCCGGGGACCTGTCGAAATACACCCAGTTCAACGCGGCCGAGGCGCTGTCTCAGCCCGGCGGCGCCGCGGGTTCTGCCATGGCCACCGGCCTTGGCGCGGCCATCGGCATGGGTATGGCACAACAGGCCGGCCCCTGGGGCGCCGCCCCCGCCCATGCCGCCCCGCCCCCGCCGCCGCCCCCCGCCGCTGATCCCGCCTGGCACATCGCCGAAAACGGCGCGACCAAGGGCCCCTTCCCGCAGTCGCAGCTTGCCGCCATGGCCACCGCGGGACAGATCACCCGCTCCACCATGGTCTGGACCGCCGGACAGGACGGCTGGAAACCCGCCGCCGAAACCGCCCTCGCCGCTCTCTTCCGCGATGTGCCGCCGCCCCCGCCGCCGCCCGGAGCCTGA
- a CDS encoding primosomal protein N' (replication factor Y) - superfamily II helicase: MTEAPRHWPCESCGADLTFAPGQDSLKCPFCGHEQAIPRASAKARSTALTEHDLARGLADDLPRGAMEDIRTTRCGNCGAQVEFQGETFSQTCPFCASPVVAEKGSHAQIKPQALIPFALTESEARKRMVDWLGRLWFAPNGLVEYARKGRALNGIYVPFWTFDADTASRYRGARGIYYYETRNVTVTVNGKRETRQEQVRHTRWTPVSGGVARRFDDVLELASTSLPPRLGAELTPWDLSALVPYSQDYLAGFRAEGYSIGLADANKAAKSRMAQVIRTDVARDIGGDEQRIDSVDTRWSDETFKHILLPVWTAAYRYGGKSYAFLVNGQTGEVQGERPYSVWKIAFAVLLALIVAGTALYVADRNGAFDDTGYSTSY; the protein is encoded by the coding sequence TTGACGGAAGCCCCGCGCCACTGGCCCTGCGAAAGCTGCGGGGCCGACCTCACCTTCGCGCCCGGCCAGGACAGCCTGAAGTGCCCCTTCTGCGGGCATGAGCAGGCCATCCCCAGGGCCAGCGCGAAGGCCCGCTCCACCGCCCTCACCGAACACGATCTCGCCCGCGGCCTCGCCGACGACCTGCCCCGCGGCGCGATGGAAGACATCCGCACCACCCGCTGCGGCAACTGCGGCGCCCAGGTGGAGTTTCAGGGCGAGACCTTCTCGCAGACCTGCCCCTTCTGCGCCTCCCCCGTGGTCGCCGAAAAGGGCAGTCACGCCCAGATCAAGCCCCAGGCCCTCATCCCCTTCGCCCTTACGGAGTCCGAGGCGCGCAAGCGCATGGTGGATTGGCTCGGCCGGCTGTGGTTCGCCCCCAACGGCCTTGTCGAATACGCCCGCAAGGGACGCGCGCTGAACGGCATCTACGTCCCCTTCTGGACCTTCGATGCCGACACCGCCAGCCGTTACCGCGGTGCGCGCGGCATCTATTACTACGAGACGCGCAACGTCACCGTCACCGTCAACGGCAAGCGCGAAACCCGGCAGGAACAGGTGCGCCACACGCGCTGGACCCCGGTTTCCGGCGGCGTCGCCCGCCGTTTCGACGATGTGCTGGAACTGGCCTCCACCAGCCTTCCGCCCCGGCTCGGCGCCGAACTCACCCCCTGGGATCTCTCCGCCCTCGTGCCCTACAGCCAGGACTACCTCGCCGGCTTCCGGGCCGAGGGCTATTCCATCGGCCTCGCCGATGCCAACAAGGCGGCCAAATCCCGCATGGCCCAGGTGATCCGCACCGATGTCGCCCGCGACATCGGCGGCGACGAACAGCGCATCGACAGCGTCGACACGCGCTGGTCGGACGAAACCTTCAAGCATATCCTCCTGCCGGTCTGGACCGCCGCCTACCGCTATGGCGGCAAGTCCTATGCCTTCCTGGTGAACGGCCAGACCGGCGAGGTGCAGGGCGAACGCCCCTACTCGGTGTGGAAGATCGCCTTCGCCGTGCTGCTCGCCCTCATCGTCGCCGGAACCGCGCTATATGTCGCCGACCGCAACGGCGCCTTCGACGACACGGGCTACTCCACCAGCTACTGA
- a CDS encoding helix-turn-helix transcriptional regulator: MPTPIHPDTVKSIRALKRWTQEQLAEATRGKHKVGLATIKRIEGTKTGSYEANDRVAEGLARALGVTVQALSTPGAAPAGQQPPAPKPGMRQLRTMIDEETTHAFRMVEQLYGIPPQTQIVMAPLFAALLAEASLDWRRDRAERMQAAAREVSSLATGHLAAARASNQALNCAAWELSRIANRDLFCDDAPDEAYEQGYDPNKGNPFSDFLAHFIQQIGARTVEIAPGGGWKTRKGMPRYRIGAEAVAQITARDPEASYALMRGHVRMTDIPAELMAPERLADRNAWLASHLPEAERAELRARRERTGRDRPSPQPARPAPSAPKSSHSPKEQPDA, encoded by the coding sequence ATGCCCACTCCGATCCACCCTGACACCGTCAAATCCATCCGCGCGCTCAAGCGCTGGACCCAGGAACAGCTGGCCGAAGCCACGCGCGGCAAGCACAAGGTTGGCCTCGCAACCATCAAGCGGATCGAAGGCACAAAGACCGGCAGCTACGAGGCAAATGATCGCGTCGCCGAAGGGCTGGCCCGCGCGCTTGGCGTCACCGTTCAGGCCCTGTCCACTCCCGGCGCCGCCCCGGCCGGACAGCAACCGCCGGCGCCCAAGCCGGGAATGCGCCAGCTCCGCACCATGATCGACGAAGAAACCACCCATGCTTTCCGCATGGTCGAACAGCTCTATGGCATCCCGCCACAGACCCAGATCGTGATGGCTCCGCTCTTCGCAGCCCTTCTCGCCGAAGCCAGCCTCGACTGGCGCCGTGACCGCGCCGAACGGATGCAGGCCGCCGCCCGCGAGGTTTCGTCCCTTGCCACCGGCCACCTTGCCGCCGCTCGGGCCTCGAACCAGGCGCTGAACTGCGCCGCCTGGGAACTGTCGCGCATCGCCAACCGCGACCTCTTCTGCGACGATGCCCCCGACGAAGCCTACGAACAGGGTTACGATCCCAACAAGGGAAATCCCTTCTCGGATTTCCTCGCCCATTTCATCCAGCAGATCGGTGCCCGGACCGTGGAAATCGCCCCCGGCGGCGGCTGGAAGACGCGCAAGGGCATGCCCCGCTATCGCATCGGGGCGGAAGCCGTGGCCCAGATCACCGCGCGCGACCCCGAGGCAAGCTATGCCCTCATGCGCGGCCATGTGCGCATGACCGATATTCCCGCCGAACTGATGGCGCCCGAACGGCTCGCCGACCGCAACGCCTGGCTCGCATCCCACCTCCCCGAGGCCGAGCGCGCCGAACTTCGCGCGCGCCGCGAAAGAACGGGCCGCGACCGGCCCTCGCCCCAGCCCGCCCGCCCCGCGCCCTCTGCGCCAAAGTCGTCCCACTCGCCGAAGGAACAGCCCGATGCGTGA
- a CDS encoding flavin-containing monooxygenase produces the protein MAVETIDTLVIGGGQAGLAMSAHLRERGVPHLVLERSRIAERWRTSRWDSLVANGPAWHDRFPAMEFDDIDGASFAGKDRIVKYFETFAEKICSPIRCGVEVTSLARAPGGQGFVAETKDGRIEAARVVVATGPFQKPIIPTVVPDSAGIMQLHSEGYRNPGQLPEGAVLVVGAGSSGSQIADEILRSGRKVFLSVGPHDRPPRAYRGRDFVWWLGALGKWDAKAQEPGMEHVTIAVSGANGGETVDFRRLAERGMVLLGRAGAYANGRISIAPDLGDNIRRGDANYLSVLAEADAHAARMGLDLPEEPEAKVIGPDPACVTDPILSLDLKAEGITSIIWATGYALDYAWVKMDIFEPNGRPRHDRGVTEVPGLYFLGLPWLTRRASPFIWGVWHDAAWLADHMTEASGAQAAE, from the coding sequence ATGGCGGTGGAGACGATCGACACGCTGGTGATCGGCGGCGGGCAGGCGGGGCTGGCGATGAGCGCGCATCTGCGCGAACGGGGCGTGCCGCATCTGGTGCTGGAGCGCAGCCGCATCGCCGAACGCTGGCGCACGAGCCGGTGGGATTCGCTGGTGGCGAACGGACCGGCCTGGCACGACCGCTTTCCGGCGATGGAGTTCGACGACATCGACGGCGCGAGCTTTGCCGGCAAGGACCGGATCGTGAAGTATTTCGAGACCTTCGCCGAGAAGATCTGCTCGCCGATCCGGTGCGGGGTGGAAGTGACCTCGCTGGCCCGCGCGCCGGGCGGGCAGGGGTTCGTCGCCGAGACGAAGGACGGTCGCATCGAAGCTGCGCGGGTGGTGGTGGCGACGGGGCCGTTCCAGAAGCCGATCATCCCGACCGTGGTGCCCGACAGTGCCGGGATCATGCAGCTTCATTCCGAGGGCTATCGCAACCCCGGCCAGCTGCCCGAGGGGGCGGTGCTGGTGGTGGGGGCGGGGTCTTCGGGATCGCAGATCGCGGATGAAATCCTGCGGTCGGGGCGCAAGGTCTTTCTGTCGGTCGGGCCGCATGACCGGCCGCCGCGGGCCTATCGCGGGCGCGATTTCGTGTGGTGGCTGGGTGCGCTTGGCAAATGGGATGCCAAGGCACAGGAGCCGGGCATGGAGCATGTGACCATCGCCGTCAGCGGAGCCAATGGCGGCGAGACGGTGGATTTCCGGCGGCTGGCCGAACGGGGCATGGTGCTTCTGGGCCGCGCCGGGGCCTATGCCAACGGGCGGATCAGCATCGCGCCGGATCTGGGCGACAACATCCGCCGGGGCGATGCGAACTACCTGTCCGTGCTGGCCGAGGCAGATGCCCATGCCGCCCGGATGGGGCTGGATCTGCCGGAAGAGCCGGAAGCAAAGGTGATCGGGCCGGACCCGGCCTGCGTGACCGATCCCATCCTGTCGCTGGACCTGAAGGCCGAGGGCATCACCTCGATCATCTGGGCCACGGGCTATGCGCTGGATTATGCCTGGGTGAAGATGGACATCTTCGAGCCGAACGGCCGCCCGCGGCATGACCGAGGCGTCACCGAAGTGCCGGGCCTGTATTTCCTGGGGCTTCCCTGGCTGACACGCCGCGCCTCGCCCTTCATCTGGGGGGTGTGGCACGATGCGGCCTGGCTGGCGGACCACATGACGGAAGCATCCGGGGCGCAGGCGGCGGAGTAG
- a CDS encoding GNAT family N-acetyltransferase: MLADDDLGRAREGAPMAAYMAAFAEIAANPRESLIVGELDGRVVATLQLTILSGLSRGGARRALVEAVRVAGDLRGQGIGARLMAEAERRARESGAGIIQLTTDQSRVRAHDFYKRLGYEPSHLGMKKKLG; the protein is encoded by the coding sequence ATGCTGGCCGACGACGATCTGGGGCGGGCGCGGGAGGGGGCGCCGATGGCGGCCTACATGGCTGCCTTTGCCGAGATCGCGGCCAACCCGCGGGAGAGCCTCATCGTGGGTGAGCTGGACGGGCGGGTGGTGGCCACCCTCCAGCTGACCATCCTGTCGGGCCTGAGCCGGGGCGGCGCTCGGCGGGCCCTGGTCGAGGCGGTGCGGGTTGCAGGCGACCTTCGGGGACAGGGGATCGGGGCGCGGCTGATGGCCGAGGCCGAACGGCGGGCGAGGGAGTCGGGGGCGGGGATCATCCAGCTGACCACGGACCAGAGCCGGGTCCGGGCCCATGACTTCTACAAGAGGCTGGGCTATGAGCCGAGCCATCTGGGCATGAAGAAGAAGCTGGGCTGA
- a CDS encoding phosphoribosylanthranilate isomerase — MGEIRVKICGVKTAADVEAVARAGAAYMGLNFVGRSSRYVPIAVARELALAAPPGLAKVALTVDAGDEELDRIVEAMPLDMLQLHGTEGPERVAEVRARYGLPVMKAVGIADEGDLGQLLEMSLAADQILIDAKPPRGAALPGGNGVPFDWRLVAQRRWLKPWMLSGGLTAANVAEAVRLTGARQVDTASGVESAPGVKDAGQIAAFVRAAG; from the coding sequence ATGGGCGAGATCCGTGTGAAGATCTGCGGGGTGAAGACCGCCGCGGATGTGGAGGCCGTGGCGCGCGCCGGGGCGGCCTATATGGGGCTGAACTTCGTGGGCCGGTCGTCGCGGTATGTTCCCATCGCGGTGGCGCGGGAGCTGGCGCTGGCGGCGCCGCCGGGGCTGGCCAAGGTGGCGCTGACGGTGGATGCCGGGGATGAGGAGCTGGACCGCATCGTCGAGGCGATGCCCTTGGACATGCTGCAGCTTCACGGGACCGAGGGGCCGGAGCGGGTGGCGGAGGTGCGGGCGCGCTATGGGCTGCCGGTGATGAAGGCGGTGGGGATTGCCGACGAGGGCGACCTGGGGCAGCTGCTGGAGATGAGCCTGGCGGCCGACCAGATCCTGATCGACGCGAAGCCGCCCAGGGGGGCGGCGCTGCCGGGGGGCAATGGCGTGCCCTTCGACTGGCGGCTGGTGGCGCAGCGGCGGTGGCTGAAGCCCTGGATGCTGTCGGGCGGGCTGACGGCGGCCAATGTGGCCGAGGCGGTGCGGCTGACCGGGGCGCGGCAGGTGGACACGGCCTCGGGCGTGGAATCGGCGCCGGGGGTGAAGGATGCTGGCCAGATCGCGGCCTTCGTGAGGGCGGCCGGGTGA
- a CDS encoding LapA family protein: MLRYLRYLVIALFGLALLLVAVANRGPVVVRALPESMSTLAGGDWALQMPVFVLIFLGIVVGVLVGFLWEWLRESKHRTTASVKAREVSKLERELAVMRDSASVPPQDEVLALLDRRKAG; the protein is encoded by the coding sequence ATGCTGCGCTATTTGAGATATCTGGTCATCGCCCTGTTCGGGCTGGCGCTTCTGCTGGTGGCGGTGGCCAACCGCGGGCCGGTCGTGGTGCGGGCGCTGCCGGAAAGCATGTCGACGCTGGCGGGCGGGGACTGGGCGTTGCAGATGCCGGTCTTCGTGCTGATCTTCCTGGGCATCGTGGTGGGGGTGCTGGTGGGGTTCCTGTGGGAGTGGCTGCGGGAATCGAAGCACCGGACCACGGCTTCGGTGAAGGCACGCGAGGTCTCCAAGCTGGAGCGCGAGTTGGCGGTCATGCGGGATTCGGCCTCGGTGCCTCCGCAGGACGAGGTGCTGGCGCTTCTGGACCGTCGCAAGGCCGGCTGA
- the ihfB gene encoding integration host factor subunit beta has product MIRSELIQKIADENPHLTQRHVERIVNTVFEEIIEALARGDRVELRGFGAFSVKARDARVGRNPRTGESVQVDDKKVPFFKTGKLLRDRLNGK; this is encoded by the coding sequence ATGATCCGTTCGGAACTGATCCAGAAGATCGCGGATGAGAATCCGCACCTGACGCAGCGCCACGTCGAGCGCATCGTCAACACCGTCTTCGAGGAAATCATCGAGGCGCTGGCGCGGGGCGACCGGGTGGAGCTGCGCGGGTTCGGCGCCTTCTCGGTGAAGGCGCGCGATGCCCGGGTGGGGCGCAATCCGCGCACCGGCGAGTCGGTGCAGGTGGACGACAAGAAGGTGCCCTTCTTCAAGACCGGCAAGCTTCTGCGCGATCGCCTGAACGGCAAGTGA